The Coturnix japonica isolate 7356 chromosome 8, Coturnix japonica 2.1, whole genome shotgun sequence sequence GACTAAATGTATGGGTTAGTTAAGTTTGACCAGGTTAatttctgggaaaataaaaagtcttttgAAAGTAGATTATCCGTCCTATTTTCTGCCAGAAGACGTGTCTGCCTTTCCACTTTGTGTGTGCGCAGTGTGTATTACTGGGCATTGGGGTACCAGCAGCTAGAACGTGAAGGATGAATTCTTTATAGGACAAGTAAAACCTGTGGCAAATTCtgttaagtatttaaaaatgtgtgCAAGGAATCAAAATATTACTATTTCCAAAGTATTTCCTGTGTCCTCAGCTGTCAATTTGTGTTTCACTTTCCCTCTCAGGAATTTGCTGCCTTGCATTTAAGCATTTCTTGTGCTCGTGGTCTTCTTATCGTCTAtgctgctgatttatttattgcttttaattgaggaaaaaaaaatgtgcttttgtttcttttatctcaGAGTACTATAAACCCTGTTGATGCAGTCTATCAGCCCAGTCCTTTGGAACAGCCAGTGATCAGTGCAATGCCTTCCCAGACTGTTATACCTCCAGGTACGGAAGAGAAGCTCACTAGCAATATTCATGAACAAGCAGGATGCAGCTGCACTCCAGATGGAGGGGCTGCATGAAGGTGGATGGTTTCTATGCCACGTGTGTGCAATAAAGGTGCTCACTGCACCTGGTGGTGCAAAGCAAGGGAAAAGAGGTGAGGTGTGGAGCTTCCTCAGCCATCAGGTAACACCGCCTCTAGTTCTGTGGGTAAGCCTATGTGTTACACTTGTAACACATGAGTTATTACACGCTTGAGTTATTAGCTTACGCTTCTAAGAAACACTTTTTAGCCAACTAATGGCAACTGTTGAAATTAAATATCTGAATTCTAATGAACACTGACAGAAAGGCGCTTCTCTGGGAGATTTGTTGTGAGTGAGATGACACCATGTGGAATCTCCTTCCTCAGAAATGCAGAGTTCTCAGAATTAAAGGTGACTGTTGTACTTAACGTATCAAAATGTGTCCTAGAACCTCAGCTGTGCAAGTCAGAGCAGCGACCCTCATCTTTACCAGTGGGACCCGTAATAGCAGCACTTGGAAATCAGACTCCAACACCAAATAGTACAGGTACAGCTCTGTGTAAATGGCTGATGTACAGAAAAAAGCTGAATGTATGCTGTCTGTGGTCTGCTGTGCTATTAAAATGATATCACACAGGCCAACCCATTGATATAATCCTTCATCAGTAATTCTAGTGATGTGATTTGATACTTGATTTATTTGTTGCCTATTAACCGCTTGACTTAACCTGGTAGATTTGTCAGATTGTCTGACTTTGTTTCTGAAACGAGCAGAATGTTTGTTTTGATCTccttacagtgagagcagtcAAATTTGCAATAGGTTCtgcagaaaaactgagaaatcttCATCTTGGGAGATATTTAAGATCTGACTGTATGTGAATTTGAACAGTCTGTTTGAACTTTGAAGTTACTTTTGCTTCAGtggggagttggaccagatgactttTACAGGTCcattccaacacaaaccatgcTGTCTAACTGTAGAATTGCTCAGTATTGCTGTTTTGCCTTTAATCTGCAACTTTGGAGAAGATATGTCCTTAGACTTCACTGTTGTTCTCAGCTCTTTTTGGGGGCTGACATTTCTTGTTATCTTTTAAGCTAAGCTGAATAAGAACCTGCCTAATGATTGCTTCTAATGTTGTAAGCTATGTTAGCTTCTGGGCTTGCTTGAGCCCTCACTGATGTTATCAGTCTTAGAGAACTGGTGggtttagggtttttttttaattgttttttctttattatttgaTTGTTGTTCTTAAATTAAATGTATAATTCTTAACACTCCACAGGAAGCGGGCAGTCAGCACCTAGCAGCAGCCTCACTTCTCCAAGCCATGTCAATCTGTCTCCAAACACGGTGCCGGATTTCTCTTACTCAAGCAGTGAGGATGAATTCTATGATGCTGATGAATTCTATCAGAGCAGTTCTTCCCCCAAGCGATGTATGGAGTAAGTAGCTGAAAGAACGCAGTGTGTGCTGAATACTgattctatttttgttgttgttttgttgtttttttttaatctcaagtGTATGGCTCTACTTGTAGAGGTTGTTTAATCAAACAAGAGCGATTggcttaaaataaacaaacaaaaaaggcaagTCGCTctttataaaacagaataagagCACCTTGTCCCCTGCATGGCTGTCTGTCAGGGATGCTGTTTCCTTCCCATTCCAGCTGAAACACACACTGACATGACCCTTAAAGTAGACTGAAATAGGGAAGCCATCAGCTCAGAGAATCAAGCTAAAACTAggatatatttcatatatatacgTATAGTGTAAATAGCCAAATCCCTgtcacaaaataataatagtaataataatgaaaacaaaaaccccttAAGTTGCCTGCCTTTCCCTAAGATGCTATTTCTTGAATCAGAAACATAATTTTAAGAGATGCTACACAGTGAAATAGCATGCAAACTCATCAGAAAACTGAAACCTGTGTATAGCAATGTCATAATATATGATAataatttctgaattttctcattttctcaagCACTGATTCTTCTTCTTTAGTTCTTCAGGGTCTGCTGCAGTCCTGACTCgcagcagcacagggagtaGTTTGAAACGTCCGGATACCACAGAGTCACTCAATTCTTCCATGTCCAATGGGACAAACGATGCTGGTAAGTGGACTGTGTGAACTTTATGTAAGGAACTCTTAATTGTCCATCTGTCTGTAAACTGTGTCAGTGTATGTATATAACAAAGTACTTGTGGAAAATAAGACCTTTCTAATGGcttttatatgtatgtgtgtgtgtgtgtgtgctagATAAATATAGAGTCTTTGAAAgttcagagaaaaaagcaatttggTCTTTTTAGATCTCTTCGATCCTCCTGACGATAGAGATGATGATGCAGAAGGAGAATCAGTGGAAGAACATAAGAGTGTTATCATGCATCTCTTGTCACAAGTCAGATTAGGAATGGATCTAACAAAGGTAAACTTGCcatggggagggagaggaaagctTTGAGTTCTGTATAAATTGCTTCAGCACCGAAGTGATAATCTAACTGTACACTTAATGGCTAGTTATGCTATGGCATTTTATTGTTAATTGGAATTGTtaatgggagaggaaaaaatgagtgCTGAATAAGTATATCTGACTCCTAAAATCTGATTGGACAgttttctgtcagaaataaCTGTTGTAGGAAGCAGGACAGGTGGAATGTTGCTACTGCGTACAGCATCCCTGTTAGCCCACATTTATAGGCAGTTCAAGGATTGGTTCAAAGAGAAGGAGATCTGCGATATCCCAAAGTATGGAAACATTAAGATCCGCATGTAAGGGCTCGTTTTCTTTACTCAGGTGGTTCTTCCAACATTTATCCTGGAAAGAAGGTCGCTGTTGGAAATGTATGCTGACTTCTTTGCACACCCGGACTTATTTGTCAGGTACTCAATGTTTACAGTAGAGCATTAACTGGTTCTTACGTTGTTTATGACTCTTGTGGTCTGTCAAATATATATTACTAACGTTGAAGAACAATGCTTCAGTACTGATCTAAACTTAAAGAACAGTCATAGTAATCAATCAAACATTTAGCTGTAAAGCAACTAACCATCCAGAAACCTTCCCATGTTTGAGATACCTATTCATGTGACatgttgtcttttcttcttttctctgttttggaCTCTGAAGCATTAGTGACCAGAAGGATCCAAAAGAAAGAATGGTTCAAGTGGTTAAATGGTACCTCTCAGCTTTtcatgcaggaagaaaagggtCAGTTGCCAAAAAGCCTTACAATCCCATTCTGGGCGAGATCTTTCGATGTCATTGGGTACTACCAGGCACTGAAGGTGAAGATGATATGGTTAGTTTTCTAGTGGTATGTTTTTTGGTGCTTATAACCCATGCACATAATTCCCAAAGCTTGATCAGTTCACTGGCTAAAATTGCATGTGCTGCGTTCAAGGAGCAAAGTTTACAAATTGTGGCTACTTCTCCACTGATTTTCTTGcctccctcttcttccttttctttgggTAGAGGTTTTCAATACTGTGCATAACAAAACCAGAGCCTTCAGGTTTTTATAAGAACTAGAAGACTTGTTGAAAACgttcttttatttcctgaacAGCATcctattaatttttctttgaagaactGATAAAAATCAGAACTTTAAACGCTGCGTATTTTGAACTTGAGTTTCTTTCCATCACTTAACATGTGGAAGGCAGCACAGTTTGCCCAGTATGTTCAGTTCTGGTCTTAAAATCTTCTCCTCAAGTGTGAAAGGTACAAAGACTTCTCAAATTTGGATTCCGAGCTTGCACAGTGTTTTAGTTGGTTACCTGTGCCTGGCCACTCCTTCTTTTGTACTCCAATGGAGTAGAACTGTGCTTCAGTGAAGGACCTCTGTGTCTGAAATAATCTACCAGTGTCTGAGGGCATCCAaagtcttttttcttgtttctgaggTGAATGTTTAAACtctctctttgtatttttccttccgTTGCTTCTGACAAATTACTACTTGTGATTTGCCACAGGTAACAAGTGGTACCTGGTTGTGTGAGACGTATGATCTGACCATTGCTAATATGTGTGTCAGACTTTGAGaagtaaacaggaaaatgagcTCTGCCACCCATCTGTTATtagctaataaaaaataaagggaatttaaatattactttttaatcGAGTTTATGCATGGCTTTTTAACTGTTGCTTCAGTATCGTGCTCATCACCCCCAAATAACTTTCCATTTAAAACCCAGAGAGCAGAAGCTGTACCTTCCTTTTGGAAAGCATCGTAGTTTCAGGAATGAGTTCCTCCACATTAAATTTGCAAACTGAGAAATACATGAAACACAACTGAAGTTTGTTTCTAGAAGCCTATTTTAAACATGGAAGCAGCTTCTCTTGTGAGCATCCTGTTACTTTCTGGTGTTAACACTGTCAGTGATGAAAATCCTCTCTCCTATCACACAGGAGCCAGTTTCAGAAGGACCAGTTCCATGGGTCAGCAAAAGCAACGTAACGTTTGTGGCAGAGCAGGTCTCTCACCATCCTCCAAGTAAGCTGACAACGACTTTGCTAACAGTGAAGTAACTTTGCAACAGTGAAGTCAGAATCTGCTTTAAATCTTGGctttacattttctctctcaatcTAAAAGCTGAACATTTTTTCTATAAGTATCtttcacagagagaaacaaattcaAACCGTTGTTGTGTTTTCATGGGCACTTTGAGAGATTTCCTGATGCAGGAATTTGGAGGCTCTATTCATCTCTTCATTTCTTAGTTAATTTCTTGTGCTGCTGATCTTAATGcctctttctcttcagtttcaGCATTTTATGCAGAGTGTTTTAACAAGAGGATACAATTCAATGCTCACATATGGACCAAGTCAAAATTCTTAGGAATGTCAATCGGAGTTCATAACATCGGGCAAGGTACGTGTGTGCAaagtaacagcagcaggaaaaccCACATTCTGCAACTTGAACttcaacaaaaaatatttcaagtcaTCCTATGGGCCACAGGTGTTTGAGTTTATGAAAGCAGAACTTAAGTACCAAGGAATTGAGGAATTGATTTTCTAGAGCCAGATTCTGCCTGTAAACCCCACAGTTCTCCCAGCCTTGTCTGGCAGCCAGGCATTCCCAGGCTCTACGAGAAATGAAGCTctccaccttttctttttacGGTATCTCTTTTTAATGAAGCATCTCAGGAGATCATTTATGAGAAGTTTTATGAAGGTTTTGCTgcatattttaaacttttttttttctttttaatagggTGTGTCACATGCCTGGATTATGACGAACATTATATTTTGACCTTCCCTAATGGTTACGGGAGGTAAGTAAATACCCTGTttggtattttcatttctctcatcTTGTAACAcatcatatttcatatttcGCACTTACAAGGCTTTACATGGGTATACGTGTGCTTATAATTGCAGGTCTATTCTCACTGTGCCATGGATCGAGCTTGGTGGAGAATGCAGTATTAGCTGCTCAAAGACAGGCTATAATGCTTCCATTGTCTTCCACACAAAACCATTTTATGGAggaaagaagcacagaattACAGCTGAAATCTTGTAAGCAAGCACCTTTTGtcaatttgtttcagttttctctaCTTAAATGCTGACTGTGCTTTTCAAAGTCAACACTGTGAAATCCTGAAACATCTTTACCCAACAACTCGGGTTGTGGTGATTATGTGCCATGGGGTGTCTATTACAGCCAGATGGTTTGTGAGGAATGCTGCATAAACCCGCATTTTAGCCTAGCATGCTCTGAAGTATTCTTAGCTGCATCCCAAAAGGAATTTGAGTTTTTAGCCCTGAGTTATCTAAGATCAAGTCTTTGAtcctttgggttttttttttagttactaTAATACAGCTGGGAAatgtctgctttgtttcctaGTTCTCCTAATGACAAGAAACCCTTCTGCTCTGTGGAAGGAGAATGGAATGGTGTCATGTATGCAAAATACTCAACAGGGGTAAagtacctttctttttctttaaactgtgTTTATATAACGATGATATAAAATTAGACGAACATTAGCAGCTGGGAACTCGTGGGAAGATGCTCAAAAGATGACAGGAATGCTGAGCTCAGGATTTAGGTTCTGAATACAACCAGTACACAGGAATGTGATGGGATGTACATTGTAAGTCCAGATAAAGaactgatgtcttttttttacTCTCTCGCTAGGAGAATGCTGTCTTTATAGATACCAAGAAAATGCCTATAATTAAGAAGAAGGTAAGGAAATTGGAGGATCAAGAGGACTTTGAGTCTCGATGGTAAGAACTTCAGTTAAACTGACAAATTCAGCTCTATTTGTTGTAGCTGAGCAGCGGTGTGACTGAGTGGGCGCTCCTAACTGCTCACTGCATGGACAGCTGCACTCTGCTGTGGCCCTCACTGAGGGAGGGACTGAAGCATGAGCAGGTTGGGGCTGTAACAGGAAAGAGGAGATGAGATGTAGCTCTTGGACACATCCTTGCTGGGAGGTCCAGAGAGCTTTGCTGCAACCTCCCTGTTTCTGGCAGTTGGCAGCGCAGTTGTGGTTTAATAGGTGTATTACTGTCCTTTGAGCTGATCGCTTCTCCAAACAGCAATAACTAATATGCAGTAATAGGTTTCTGCAGCCTCCAAGCACTGTGCTTCTCTAAAGCTATCTCCATgcaaacttctgttttcagcttATGGAAAGATGTGACCTACAACTTGAAAATAAGAGACATTGATGCAGCTACAGCTGCGAAGCATGCACTCGAGGAAAGACAAAGAGCTGAAGCCAGAGCCAGAAAGGAGAATGAGACACCATGGGAAACAAGGGTGAGCTTTTTTCAAGGCGTGTTCATGTCTTATAGCACATTGTATTTTGCTGTCCCTTTGCAGCTTAGGCATGAAAAGCTTACTCTTGGTTATTCCCTTTCCTCTAGTTATTCCATGAAGATGGAGAATGCTGGGTTTACGATGAGCCACTACTGAAACGACTCGCTGCCAGTAAACACTGAGGGGGTTAGAAGAGCAGGAAACGTTCAGGCCTCGACTTAGCAGAGTTCACATCTGATACCAGGATCGTCATCTGTTGTCACGGACGTAATGTGTGGAGCACCTGTCCCCTCCAGTTACAGTGGTTCCTATCTCAGGGATACCGGACTTACTGATGCAGATCAGCAATTAAACAAAACAGGAAGCGTCTTGGCTGCACGGTGACTCCTGTTGGACTCTGCTGGACTGGCAGTGCATGCAGGCTGCAGGCGCAGGCTGCTGGAGCCCTTCCACTGATGCTTCTGAAGCATCTGGGCTGTGACGTACACCTTGTATAACCACTGTGAAGGCCTCGACATTTGGTATCAGTTACATTATATTCCTGGGTTCTACATATTAAAGAAACCAACAGAAAGCAACATGCAAGACATCATTTAAATCTAGCTAATGTTTGCTATGTGTAAATACGAGGATTCCTTTGATGGGAAGGTTTGTTAGAAACTGCTACATAAATGTTATCTTCCACCTGTATGATAATCAAATCTTTTGGCATTTCAGCGTCTTGCCCAAAATAACTTTGTTCTTTTGAGATTAAAATGTAACCATAGGTAATTCTACCCAGTGCATCTTAAGGCTTCATAAATAGATTTTTCAAAATTCTCCTAaggactttttatttatttcataataaaCCTTTGCAGCAAGACTGTATCTGCAGCTGAGTGATGGCCGTTTTATGGACACTACTTTGATAGCACTGCAAGTAGTTAAACCTCCTTCCCAAAGACAGCAATGAACTGCTGGCACAAGGCACGGAATGGGCAGCACCTACAGCATTTCTCTCCAGGTTCCACCAGGCCTCTCCTTTCTGTTACCAGCTGGAGCTTTTATGTCGTTTAGCCTGAAGCTGAATGTCCTTGGGGTGAGTAGCTGGATGGAGCAACCAAACTTCTTCCTTCCACAGTTAAATCggggttttattttatttcatctccattttattttacacatacagaaaactttaaaaagcagtgtCAGATGAATGCTTTAGGCTGCTTCTCCCACCCGCTCTAATTAATTCCTACTGCAGCATTCTTTGGGGAGATGTAACTGCTATTAAACAACCGCTACAGTGCTTGGAATGATGCACatgaacagagcagcagcccctgcctgcacacagctgaaGAAGGGAGagctctccttcctctcctgctggaggctgggggtgtgtggggctgtgcctgtgctgaGGGGGTGACTGAAAACCATGTGAAGGAAACTTCCTTCCCACAGCTAATATTACAGCCCTgtttagtaaaaataaataggtttGTAATATTGGTTGCAGAAAGCACCTGTGTTACGCGGTACTGCAGGGCaagatgtcatttttattttaagattttatgGTAAGGGAGAACATTCAGAGTTGATGTGTAAGCTTTGATGTCCTTGATGGAAGTGACATCAGCCATCAGGGAGGAGGGGGGCAAGAAATTAAGATGAGGTATTTCACCAGATGAAGAGTTCTGTGCTTCTGAGGCAGATGAAACCTCTGCATCCCCTTCGTGTTTTCCACATCCAACCACCTGGGAAAAAAGTTGCCATATAGAAAAAACTCGGGTCTAAGCTTCTATAATATGGATCTCTGTGTTCATCTGCCTGAAAATTAAGTATGGATGACTTAAATGCAATCCAGGAGCCAGTATTAGATAGGTGAGTAATATAACCTGGTGTGTGGATGGAAAGCAGTGAGCCCATGGCTTCTCCTACTGCACAGCATTACTGAGACCTTGGAAGTCACCAAGTGACATTACACAAgttggcagcactgagctgagtggAACTACTCACGTGTACGCTGAGCactttcttcttgctgcttctgtgaGTCTGGAACCAGGAGACCAGGTCTGATTTTGTAACAGACTTCAGTGCTTCTATCTGAAACCCAAAGGAATGAGGTTCTAAATACAGCAATCACGATTTTAGAAGTAACAGTGGTTTCCCTTAGACCTTTTAAAAGCACCACGTTTACAATCCATGTGGTGCTGGCAGCATAAGTTCCACTGTGTGCATCTGCAGCTTGAAcggggctgtgtgcagggattCATACCCACCTCCCGGGCGAGCCGGTCAAAGAGATACTGCTGTGTCACAACTTCATTCCAGTTCCTGTCCACTTCTTCTCCAAGGTGGGAATCCTCACATTCTTTAAGCTTTATCAAAGCTGTAACCTATGCGTGGGACGTGGGGAAAGTAAAGGTTCAGAGGGTTTAAATATCATCCTTACTTTGCAACCTTATCAACCATCACCTTTACtaagttaaaagaaaatccagattACATTAACAAGTCAGTTCcttgctttcagagcaactgcTCAATGCAAAGAGCAACACCCAGGACATCAACAGGAGTCCTTTGTTTAGAAAGCCTCAGAAATGCACCAGGTTGGTGTCACCAAACCCTCCAAGTGTCATTTggaataaaaagctttttaggTTTGATCTTTACCTGGGTGCTAAAAGCTTCTTCAGTTAAATGCTTGATTTTGTCTCCAAAGCAAGAAAGGAATTCCTCTATTTTCTTGTCAACCAGTTCAGAGCTAAACAAGAGTCAAATAATTGTATCAGCTCAggcaggaaaaacaagaaagaaatgctatGGCACACACAGGGCTTTCCCACACTCCCAGAAGCCCACACAGCCACAAAAACCAACTCGTCTGTTCTGATCCTCCACTATAAGGGAAACTAGTGCTCTGTACTAGGGACTGCTCAAAGGCAGGGACCTCGCTGAGCCAGAAGGAACAGCTGCTGCAATGCAGGGACTGGGCTGCAgcgcagccagcagcagcaatgctctgTCAGGacccagctgcagccatcagccTTTCACTGAGATGAACCAAAATGTCACGGCAATGGGTTGTGGGGGTCATAATGTACAGACCTCCATCAAAGACACAGAGCTCATATCGTAATGTAATCGCTGGAGGTAGCACTACTCTGTGCGTACTGAGCTCTCCCAGATACAGAAGCAGTTTGTTAAGTTGCAGATTTTTCATATCCCCATCAACGTGTTTTTTGCTCCAGCTCTGAACAAAACCCCAACACTGTTCAGGCACCTGAAGGTGTGAGC is a genomic window containing:
- the OSBPL9 gene encoding oxysterol-binding protein-related protein 9 isoform X5, translating into MVESIKHCIVLLQIAKDQNNEEKHADGLISTINPVDAVYQPSPLEQPVISAMPSQTVIPPEPQLCKSEQRPSSLPVGPVIAALGNQTPTPNSTGSGQSAPSSSLTSPSHVNLSPNTVPDFSYSSSEDEFYDADEFYQSSSSPKRCMDSSGSAAVLTRSSTGSSLKRPDTTESLNSSMSNGTNDADLFDPPDDRDDDAEGESVEEHKSVIMHLLSQVRLGMDLTKVVLPTFILERRSLLEMYADFFAHPDLFVSISDQKDPKERMVQVVKWYLSAFHAGRKGSVAKKPYNPILGEIFRCHWVLPGTEGEDDMEPVSEGPVPWVSKSNVTFVAEQVSHHPPISAFYAECFNKRIQFNAHIWTKSKFLGMSIGVHNIGQGCVTCLDYDEHYILTFPNGYGRSILTVPWIELGGECSISCSKTGYNASIVFHTKPFYGGKKHRITAEIFSPNDKKPFCSVEGEWNGVMYAKYSTGENAVFIDTKKMPIIKKKVRKLEDQEDFESRCLWKDVTYNLKIRDIDAATAAKHALEERQRAEARARKENETPWETRLFHEDGECWVYDEPLLKRLAASKH